A section of the Pseudomonas flavescens genome encodes:
- a CDS encoding UDP-N-acetylmuramoyl-L-alanyl-D-glutamate--2,6-diaminopimelate ligase, with protein MPMPLNQLLPQASSGVLIRELTLDSRQVRPGDLFLAVPGTRQDGRVHIADAISRGAAAVAYEIDGSLPMTAESAELVAIKGLAGQLSAIAGRFYGEPSRGLHMVGITGTNGKTSVSQLLAQALDLLGEPCGIVGTLGNGFYGALAQGLHTTPDPIGVQATLAGLKKNGARAIAMEVSSHGLHQGRVAALDFDVAVFTNLSRDHLDYHGSMEAYQAAKSALFAWPSLRARVINLDDATGRKLAEDERESRLIGYSLENESAYLFCRDIHFDDQGVRATLVTPRGEGSLRSSLLGRFNLSNLLAVVGALVAMDYPLDEILKALPRLQGPVGRMQRLGGQQAPLVVVDYAHTPDALEKVLSALRPHVTGRLLCLFGCGGDRDRGKRPLMAEVVERLADATLVTDDNPRSEAPEQIFEDIRAGLRSADQVRFVHGRGRAIAELIGEAAVGDVVVLAGKGHEDYQEIDGVRQPFSDLQEAARTLAAWEAAHA; from the coding sequence ATGCCCATGCCATTGAACCAGTTGTTGCCTCAGGCAAGCAGCGGCGTACTGATTCGTGAACTGACGCTGGACAGCCGTCAGGTGCGCCCGGGCGATTTGTTCCTGGCCGTTCCCGGCACTCGTCAGGATGGTCGCGTGCACATTGCCGACGCGATTTCCCGTGGTGCCGCTGCGGTTGCCTACGAAATCGATGGTTCGCTGCCAATGACCGCGGAGAGCGCCGAACTGGTCGCTATCAAGGGGCTGGCAGGGCAGTTGTCGGCGATTGCCGGGCGCTTCTATGGCGAGCCGAGCCGTGGCCTGCACATGGTCGGTATCACCGGCACCAACGGCAAGACCAGTGTCAGCCAGTTGCTGGCCCAGGCGCTGGATCTGCTCGGCGAGCCCTGCGGCATCGTCGGCACCCTCGGCAACGGGTTTTATGGCGCTCTGGCTCAGGGGCTGCACACCACGCCCGATCCTATCGGCGTGCAGGCGACCCTGGCCGGGCTGAAGAAGAACGGTGCCCGGGCGATCGCCATGGAAGTATCGTCCCACGGTCTGCATCAGGGCCGTGTCGCCGCGCTGGACTTCGACGTGGCAGTGTTCACCAACCTGTCGCGCGATCACCTGGACTATCACGGCTCGATGGAAGCCTATCAGGCGGCCAAGTCGGCCCTGTTCGCATGGCCGAGCCTGCGCGCCCGGGTGATCAATCTGGACGACGCCACAGGCCGCAAACTGGCCGAGGACGAGCGCGAGTCGCGACTGATCGGTTACAGCCTGGAAAACGAAAGCGCCTACCTGTTCTGCCGTGACATTCATTTCGATGATCAGGGCGTGCGCGCCACATTGGTCACGCCACGGGGCGAAGGCAGCCTGCGCAGCTCGCTGTTGGGGCGCTTCAACCTCAGCAACCTGCTGGCGGTGGTCGGTGCGCTGGTGGCCATGGACTACCCGCTGGACGAGATTCTCAAGGCCCTGCCACGTCTGCAAGGGCCGGTCGGGCGCATGCAGCGCCTGGGTGGCCAGCAGGCACCGCTGGTGGTGGTCGATTACGCCCACACCCCGGACGCTCTGGAAAAAGTACTGAGTGCGCTGCGCCCGCATGTCACCGGTCGCCTGCTGTGCCTGTTCGGCTGTGGCGGAGATCGTGATCGTGGCAAGCGTCCGCTGATGGCCGAAGTCGTCGAGCGCTTGGCCGATGCCACGCTGGTCACCGACGACAATCCGCGCAGCGAGGCACCCGAGCAGATTTTCGAGGATATCCGTGCCGGTCTGCGCAGCGCGGATCAGGTGCGTTTCGTCCATGGCCGTGGCCGTGCCATCGCTGAGCTGATCGGCGAAGCCGCGGTGGGCGACGTGGTGGTGCTGGCTGGCAAGGGCCACGAGGATTACCAGGAAATCGACGGCGTGCGTCAGCCGTTCTCCGATTTGCAGGAAGCTGCTCGCACACTCGCGGCATGGGAGGCGGCACATGCTTAA